From a region of the Paenibacillus sp. FSL R10-2734 genome:
- a CDS encoding acetylxylan esterase produces MYIEHITKELYQYYPPLTKKNDFDEFWAETLQQANQVPLQAERTRIDYPSKHVNVYDIAYSGMDKTRIRGWLVVPTFVQKDTFPCLIHYHGFNGSRGEPSGLMHWAMMGMAVLSVDCRDQGGSTGNNTMYTHGFVSNVTSKGVHNKMEYYYRYVYMDCLKAIDFACAQADIDSDKIVIEGASQGGGLGMAIAALDNRPRLAMVDVPSNSNLVARIEGNHGAFGAIAEYLKQHPEQTDLIMDNLSYFDTMNLATRITCPILASVALKDETCPALMYFATYNRIQSEKEIVIYPFNGHEGGGMKQTEVKLRYLQQLFPKWFEV; encoded by the coding sequence ATGTACATTGAACATATCACTAAAGAACTATATCAATACTATCCACCATTGACGAAAAAGAATGATTTCGATGAATTTTGGGCAGAAACGTTACAGCAGGCGAATCAAGTTCCATTGCAAGCCGAGCGTACACGGATTGACTATCCTAGTAAGCATGTTAATGTCTATGACATTGCCTATTCCGGTATGGATAAGACTCGTATTCGTGGATGGCTTGTGGTCCCAACATTTGTACAGAAAGATACCTTTCCATGTCTAATTCATTATCATGGTTTTAATGGAAGTCGAGGCGAGCCGTCAGGGTTAATGCACTGGGCTATGATGGGCATGGCAGTTCTATCCGTCGATTGTCGGGATCAAGGCGGTTCAACTGGCAATAATACGATGTATACTCATGGTTTTGTTTCGAATGTAACAAGTAAAGGTGTACATAACAAAATGGAATATTACTATCGTTATGTTTATATGGATTGTCTTAAAGCGATTGATTTTGCCTGCGCTCAAGCTGATATAGACTCGGATAAGATTGTTATTGAAGGCGCAAGCCAAGGTGGTGGACTAGGCATGGCGATTGCAGCGCTAGACAACCGTCCAAGGCTTGCCATGGTTGATGTACCAAGCAATAGTAACCTGGTCGCTCGGATCGAAGGAAATCATGGAGCTTTTGGCGCAATTGCTGAATATTTGAAGCAGCATCCAGAGCAAACGGATCTGATAATGGATAATTTAAGCTACTTTGATACTATGAATCTGGCAACGCGCATTACGTGTCCTATTTTAGCTTCAGTAGCGCTGAAGGATGAGACTTGTCCCGCCCTTATGTACTTTGCTACATACAATCGAATTCAGAGCGAGAAAGAAATTGTCATCTATCCATTTAATGGACATGAAGGTGGAGGCATGAAGCAGACGGAGGTTAAGCTTCGTTATCTGCAGCAATTATTCCCTAAGTGGTTTGAAGTGTAA
- a CDS encoding glycoside hydrolase family 2 TIM barrel-domain containing protein, with translation MRNLLCLNGEWNFMPLYDQPQCRRLPETISYEERKLQVPSSWRRTYPLADGKSFGSIPEYEYAPFDLYGYPEVWDAAEAGVLHRSFRVPERMAGQRIVLRLDGIMQKAVIYVDQQEVGVWEDGYLPLRLDITSWVEQGREHQLHIVCSSFDTVVLPNGMSKITGLMGSWYGRISRGIWQDVYLEGIPALSLEDVTIRTSVREGRIEVNAVAAGTGTAGARGPLTVRLGIWEKGVLRQFAGGPDAGAAEEPEEPEEPEEPEEMEEMRAPAVTSAGIKGAEVESVTASLASGGEESYGGAAESGPVLSAECIAGPVDAVVAEKLRLCENERGGEVYSASFHLDWSGTRLWSPDEPFLYNAVLELLEDGEVIDRYDQVFGFREFWCEGPQFMLNGIPVNLRGDSWHFQGGLQMTEAYIRNWYRICRTAGINSIRLHAEPYPSDYVRIADEEGMLIVDETAIYGSGKSMLADHPAYVENCRRHVRRLVQRDKNHPSVILWSLQNEMRWVDGRDGFKQHMPGLMAEIRELDPTRLVIAEGDNRLQPKDHTEVESRHYNIDGTISQWDRTVPLTFGEHGGWWYICPQNSSMYNGLQAYRGTDESTAGLAQKERLFVEYARRQGVSGISTFNFAHYFMRAMPEQDIILPSSELASPGVKPKVIPAYSLSIHNGLLPEEYPLYIPNPAFAIMAEAFKPATIIAAEYNSCFYDDKPVTRSFDIYNDTLSGQEVRVEFVISQGNKLVHEQSFSFRQTPAEHKILKLNWMPASAADGEQAVLTALLFHGGRQVHKLRLEYRLMSASMLNQPVNVRRKTAYWGSDRDFEHIRRLVPGCERVDRSQLAELAADYLFIVGSHVEDGDGTLEALLKAFAAHGGRLLLLEQNQLSPGKLSLSRRPFLRAHAGSYQHPVLEGLSDTDLMFWHEELREEGPEPIIHAAFEKPVTGDFTLLLECSTGDFGDGGDLWSPLLEYRSGKGLFLANQLELMANLEQVPQACLLLRNLLAYAGGGDTAGAKALPAAALVRRGGQAAAFLEQLRLRYTALDTPAPAVDGAPDGAARGDLQDFGLIVAEACMLEAPGAAGALRRYAEAGGQVLLLPAEASQQAALARLLDRPVRVAPHEAYHLAADYVHAAVQGFSPVDLFGFDKVFLSPRDVLNRVLAADSLEIPDATVLCTSVEGTAWKDYFVHGYTAEYSRLALVELNRRNARPSGNFLAEVKLGTGSVLCSQLLTNSGSEKALRLYTRLLANLGASYADGLLDSVKGDEEWAVETMMALPCPPHVNYGEMKAYYTDPAFSLNNLGEGLYGWMQKKERRSGNGTLLIANAGKNPWFLSCFVHTPEEWGGDGQLHRGKLRINTTASYEIYLNGALVTEPERELTLQNGLNRLIAIVRGSSGDLNIGLTFLNPDGTYMKGLEYRLTLDEVEPK, from the coding sequence ATGCGTAATCTACTATGTCTAAACGGGGAATGGAATTTCATGCCCCTGTATGATCAGCCGCAATGCCGAAGGCTGCCTGAAACAATCAGCTATGAGGAACGCAAACTGCAGGTACCCTCCAGCTGGAGGCGGACCTACCCGCTTGCGGACGGCAAATCATTCGGCAGCATCCCGGAATATGAGTATGCCCCGTTTGACCTGTACGGCTATCCTGAGGTGTGGGATGCCGCTGAAGCGGGTGTGCTGCACCGGAGCTTCCGCGTTCCGGAGCGTATGGCAGGGCAGCGGATCGTGCTGCGGCTGGACGGTATTATGCAGAAGGCCGTTATCTATGTCGACCAGCAGGAGGTTGGCGTTTGGGAAGACGGATATCTGCCGCTGAGACTCGACATTACTTCATGGGTAGAGCAGGGCCGGGAGCATCAGCTACATATTGTCTGCAGCAGCTTCGACACCGTCGTACTTCCAAACGGTATGTCCAAAATAACCGGTCTTATGGGCTCCTGGTATGGAAGAATCAGCCGGGGAATCTGGCAAGATGTGTATCTGGAAGGTATTCCTGCGCTGTCGCTTGAGGATGTAACGATCCGAACTTCCGTCAGGGAAGGACGGATCGAGGTGAACGCTGTGGCTGCCGGAACAGGAACAGCTGGGGCCAGAGGTCCGCTTACGGTAAGGCTGGGCATCTGGGAGAAAGGCGTGCTGCGGCAGTTTGCGGGAGGGCCGGATGCGGGAGCGGCAGAAGAGCCAGAAGAGCCAGAAGAGCCAGAAGAGCCAGAAGAGATGGAAGAGATGAGAGCCCCGGCTGTGACCAGTGCCGGCATAAAAGGGGCGGAAGTGGAGTCGGTGACAGCCTCTTTGGCTTCAGGCGGTGAGGAAAGCTACGGGGGGGCAGCCGAATCCGGGCCGGTTCTGTCTGCGGAGTGCATAGCCGGACCTGTTGATGCCGTCGTTGCGGAGAAACTTAGGCTGTGTGAGAACGAACGTGGCGGCGAAGTATACAGCGCCTCCTTCCATCTGGATTGGAGCGGCACCAGGCTGTGGAGCCCGGATGAACCGTTTTTGTATAATGCTGTGCTGGAACTGCTCGAAGACGGGGAAGTCATCGACCGGTATGACCAAGTATTCGGTTTCCGAGAATTCTGGTGCGAAGGTCCGCAGTTTATGCTGAATGGTATTCCGGTCAATCTGAGAGGCGACTCCTGGCATTTTCAAGGGGGACTTCAGATGACGGAAGCTTACATCCGCAACTGGTACCGCATCTGTCGCACCGCCGGTATTAACAGCATCCGGCTGCATGCCGAGCCTTATCCGTCCGATTATGTCCGTATCGCCGATGAAGAAGGCATGCTGATTGTCGATGAGACGGCGATTTACGGCTCGGGTAAATCGATGCTGGCGGACCATCCCGCTTATGTGGAGAACTGTCGGCGGCATGTGCGGCGACTGGTGCAGCGCGATAAAAACCATCCATCGGTCATTCTCTGGAGCCTACAGAATGAAATGCGCTGGGTCGACGGACGCGATGGCTTCAAACAGCATATGCCCGGCCTGATGGCGGAGATCCGCGAACTTGATCCTACCCGACTGGTGATCGCCGAGGGGGACAACCGGCTGCAGCCAAAGGACCACACCGAAGTAGAAAGCCGGCATTACAACATCGACGGTACAATCAGCCAGTGGGACCGGACGGTTCCGCTGACTTTCGGGGAACACGGCGGGTGGTGGTATATTTGTCCGCAGAACAGCAGCATGTACAACGGTCTTCAGGCTTACCGGGGGACGGATGAGAGCACAGCAGGGTTGGCGCAGAAGGAGCGGTTGTTTGTAGAATACGCCAGGCGGCAGGGAGTATCGGGTATCTCCACCTTCAACTTCGCCCACTACTTCATGCGGGCAATGCCCGAGCAGGACATTATTCTGCCGTCTTCTGAACTGGCATCGCCCGGAGTGAAGCCAAAGGTTATTCCGGCCTATTCGCTGTCGATTCATAACGGCCTGCTGCCGGAGGAATATCCGCTGTATATCCCTAATCCAGCTTTTGCCATTATGGCTGAGGCGTTTAAGCCGGCTACAATCATTGCCGCTGAGTACAACAGCTGCTTCTATGACGACAAGCCGGTCACTCGTAGCTTCGACATCTACAACGACACGCTATCCGGGCAGGAAGTCAGAGTAGAATTCGTAATCTCGCAGGGGAACAAGCTTGTCCATGAGCAAAGCTTCAGCTTTCGTCAAACTCCAGCGGAGCATAAGATTCTTAAGCTGAATTGGATGCCTGCCTCTGCCGCTGATGGAGAACAGGCGGTGCTGACAGCACTGCTGTTCCACGGCGGGCGGCAGGTACACAAGCTGCGCCTGGAGTACAGGCTCATGTCCGCAAGCATGTTGAACCAGCCTGTGAATGTCCGGCGGAAAACGGCCTATTGGGGATCGGATCGCGATTTTGAGCATATCCGCAGGCTTGTTCCAGGCTGTGAACGGGTGGATCGTTCACAGCTGGCTGAGCTGGCAGCTGATTATTTGTTCATTGTCGGCAGCCATGTGGAGGATGGTGATGGCACACTAGAGGCGCTGCTGAAGGCATTTGCCGCGCATGGCGGCCGGCTGCTGCTGCTTGAGCAGAACCAGCTATCGCCGGGCAAGCTGTCGCTCTCGCGACGGCCTTTCCTCCGTGCCCATGCGGGCAGCTACCAACATCCGGTGCTGGAGGGGCTGAGTGACACGGATCTGATGTTCTGGCATGAGGAGCTGCGCGAAGAGGGGCCGGAGCCAATCATTCATGCTGCCTTCGAGAAGCCGGTGACGGGCGACTTCACCCTGCTGCTGGAATGCAGCACAGGCGATTTCGGAGACGGCGGCGATCTGTGGTCTCCGCTGCTGGAATACCGCAGCGGAAAGGGCCTGTTCCTGGCCAATCAGCTGGAGCTGATGGCCAATCTGGAGCAGGTTCCGCAGGCATGCCTGCTGCTGCGGAACCTGCTGGCCTACGCCGGCGGCGGGGACACCGCCGGGGCTAAGGCCCTGCCCGCGGCAGCGCTGGTGCGCCGCGGCGGGCAGGCCGCAGCGTTCCTTGAACAGCTGCGGCTGCGGTACACGGCGCTGGATACGCCAGCGCCGGCCGTTGATGGCGCACCGGACGGAGCGGCGCGCGGAGACCTGCAGGACTTCGGCCTGATCGTGGCCGAAGCCTGCATGCTGGAAGCGCCGGGAGCCGCAGGCGCGCTCCGGCGTTATGCCGAAGCCGGCGGCCAGGTGCTGCTCCTGCCGGCGGAGGCAAGTCAGCAGGCTGCGCTTGCGCGTCTGCTGGACCGCCCCGTGCGCGTGGCGCCGCACGAGGCCTATCACTTGGCGGCGGACTATGTCCACGCCGCCGTGCAGGGGTTCAGCCCGGTCGACCTGTTCGGCTTCGACAAGGTGTTTCTGTCGCCGCGGGATGTACTCAACCGGGTGCTGGCTGCGGACAGCCTGGAGATACCGGATGCCACGGTTCTCTGCACGAGCGTTGAAGGTACGGCCTGGAAGGATTATTTCGTCCATGGCTACACGGCGGAATACAGCCGCCTCGCACTGGTGGAGCTGAACCGCAGAAACGCGCGTCCATCCGGAAACTTTCTGGCTGAAGTCAAGCTGGGAACAGGCTCCGTGCTCTGCTCCCAGCTGCTGACGAACTCCGGAAGTGAGAAGGCGCTCCGCCTGTATACCCGTTTGCTCGCTAATTTAGGTGCGTCATATGCTGACGGCTTGCTGGACAGTGTGAAGGGGGATGAGGAGTGGGCCGTGGAAACCATGATGGCACTGCCTTGTCCGCCCCATGTTAATTATGGGGAGATGAAGGCGTACTACACCGATCCGGCGTTTTCTTTGAATAATCTGGGCGAAGGCCTTTACGGCTGGATGCAGAAGAAAGAGCGGCGTTCTGGCAACGGTACATTGCTTATAGCGAATGCGGGAAAAAATCCGTGGTTTCTGAGCTGCTTTGTGCATACGCCGGAGGAGTGGGGGGGAGACGGACAGCTACACCGAGGGAAGCTGCGTATCAACACAACCGCGTCTTATGAGATTTATTTAAACGGTGCTCTGGTGACAGAGCCGGAGCGGGAGCTTACGCTGCAGAACGGACTCAACCGGCTGATTGCGATAGTTCGGGGAAGCAGCGGCGACTTAAATATCGGTCTGACCTTTCTGAATCCTGACGGCACTTATATGAAGGGCCTAGAATACAGGCTGACACTAGACGAGGTCGAGCCGAAATAA
- a CDS encoding glycosyl hydrolase family 65 protein yields MKADPHKHTNPKDYYMFKDDEKEVEFKRPDMPTPWMNYLSNGTFHTMLSHAGGGVAFYKSPQIWRITRYRFFHLPMDRSGPYIYIQNAETGRYWCPTSEPASDKPEAWKSSHGMGYTRFEASQGNIAAQTVYFVGPYENSLIWNLTLTNHGSAPQELKVYAYAEFGMMEFMRELQWQCYNKHQVSVQYHEAEALVYRYGVENQPKPEETPLVYLAADMPLAGYDGDREEFIGSYRSESNPAAIENGGCTRSTLMGGDPCGALQFNLTLQPGESRTINVFLGTAADEQEIVRAITHSREAGFVEASFQALKENWVNYLGAWESSLPDKDAERMINIWNPYQAHRNFLFSRNISFYATGTFRGVGYRDTAQDILAVIPFDSELAFDKLKLLLGQQYRDGHVNHYFFPNEGWDPVTSIHSDDHLWTALAAWDLLAETGDATFLKTRVPYYDGGEGTVYAHLKAAIDFTASKLGQNGFPLMLRSDWNDQLFRVCREGRGESIWTSMQLGTVLLRMTDLAVFAGHPEDAAQYEAMYETQRKLVNSIGWDGSWFRRAIMDDGRFLGSDEHDEAKIWLNAQTWATMSGMADQDKGLKAMDSVREMLDTELGIKKIHPSITTFPDPADPLTNYNKGTGENGAVFCHANTWAIIAECMLGRGDLAYKYYRQLLPNVAMDKAGLWRYKAEPYVYASNLFGPESDRFGLANVSWLTGTAAWMYVAATQYIIGVKPVLEGLSVDPCIPANWEGFTVKRRFRGCVYDITVTNVSKVCKGVKVITVDGEQVAGNVLPPYPGRSSVKVEVIL; encoded by the coding sequence GTGAAAGCTGATCCCCATAAACATACCAATCCCAAGGATTATTATATGTTCAAGGACGACGAGAAGGAGGTAGAATTCAAACGGCCGGATATGCCTACGCCGTGGATGAACTACCTGTCGAACGGTACCTTCCACACGATGCTGTCGCATGCGGGCGGCGGTGTAGCCTTTTACAAGTCGCCCCAGATCTGGCGCATTACGCGCTACCGTTTCTTCCATTTGCCGATGGACCGTTCAGGCCCTTATATCTATATACAAAATGCGGAAACAGGCCGCTACTGGTGCCCGACTAGCGAACCCGCCTCAGATAAACCAGAGGCGTGGAAGAGTTCCCACGGCATGGGGTATACCCGGTTTGAGGCAAGTCAGGGCAACATAGCGGCCCAAACGGTGTATTTTGTCGGGCCTTATGAAAATTCACTGATCTGGAATCTGACCTTAACCAATCATGGCAGTGCTCCGCAAGAGCTCAAGGTCTATGCCTACGCCGAATTTGGCATGATGGAATTTATGCGTGAGCTGCAGTGGCAGTGCTACAACAAACATCAGGTCTCGGTGCAGTACCATGAAGCCGAGGCGCTGGTGTACCGGTACGGAGTCGAGAACCAACCCAAACCGGAGGAGACACCACTCGTCTATCTGGCTGCGGATATGCCGCTTGCCGGCTATGACGGTGACCGCGAGGAATTCATTGGCTCTTACCGCAGCGAATCCAATCCGGCGGCAATTGAAAACGGAGGCTGCACCAGATCGACCCTGATGGGCGGCGACCCATGCGGTGCGCTGCAGTTCAACCTGACGCTGCAGCCGGGGGAAAGTCGCACGATAAATGTCTTTCTCGGTACTGCAGCGGATGAGCAGGAGATAGTGCGGGCGATCACCCACTCCCGGGAAGCGGGATTCGTAGAAGCCTCCTTTCAGGCGCTGAAAGAAAACTGGGTGAATTACCTGGGTGCGTGGGAGAGCAGTCTGCCGGATAAGGATGCTGAGCGGATGATTAACATCTGGAATCCGTACCAGGCGCATCGTAACTTTTTGTTTTCGCGCAACATTTCCTTTTATGCCACGGGCACGTTCAGAGGTGTCGGTTACCGGGATACCGCGCAGGATATTTTGGCGGTCATCCCCTTTGACTCGGAGCTTGCCTTTGATAAGCTGAAGCTGTTGCTAGGCCAGCAGTACAGGGACGGGCATGTGAATCACTACTTCTTTCCGAACGAAGGCTGGGACCCGGTAACGAGCATCCATTCCGATGATCATTTGTGGACTGCGCTGGCAGCATGGGATCTTCTGGCGGAAACCGGAGATGCCACTTTTCTGAAGACAAGGGTGCCTTACTATGACGGTGGTGAGGGAACGGTGTATGCGCATTTGAAGGCGGCGATTGATTTTACCGCGTCGAAGCTGGGACAAAACGGCTTCCCGTTGATGCTTCGCTCGGACTGGAACGATCAGCTGTTCCGCGTATGCCGTGAGGGGCGAGGAGAGAGCATTTGGACGTCGATGCAGCTGGGAACAGTGCTGCTGCGGATGACCGATCTTGCGGTATTCGCCGGCCATCCGGAGGATGCCGCACAGTATGAAGCCATGTACGAGACGCAGCGTAAGCTGGTCAACAGCATCGGCTGGGACGGGAGTTGGTTCCGGAGGGCCATTATGGATGATGGTCGGTTCCTCGGCAGCGATGAACACGATGAGGCCAAAATCTGGCTCAACGCCCAGACCTGGGCCACAATGTCCGGCATGGCGGACCAAGATAAGGGTTTGAAAGCAATGGACAGCGTCCGCGAAATGCTGGACACGGAGCTCGGCATCAAAAAAATTCATCCTTCCATTACCACCTTTCCCGATCCTGCTGATCCTTTGACCAATTACAACAAGGGAACGGGAGAGAACGGTGCGGTATTCTGTCATGCCAACACCTGGGCAATTATAGCTGAATGCATGCTTGGTCGGGGAGATTTAGCCTATAAATACTATCGTCAGCTGCTGCCGAATGTAGCTATGGACAAGGCGGGCTTATGGCGTTACAAAGCAGAGCCTTACGTCTATGCCTCCAACCTGTTCGGGCCAGAGTCTGACAGGTTCGGCCTCGCCAATGTTTCCTGGCTAACAGGCACGGCTGCATGGATGTATGTCGCCGCCACCCAATATATTATAGGTGTGAAGCCCGTGCTGGAAGGCTTGTCCGTCGATCCCTGTATTCCCGCAAATTGGGAAGGGTTTACGGTAAAACGGCGCTTCAGAGGCTGTGTCTATGACATCACTGTTACGAATGTCAGCAAGGTCTGCAAAGGCGTCAAAGTAATCACCGTTGATGGAGAACAGGTGGCAGGTAACGTCCTTCCCCCTTATCCTGGACGTTCATCGGTCAAGGTTGAAGTTATTCTGTAG
- a CDS encoding AraC family transcriptional regulator, whose amino-acid sequence MFNYKYENEESHWFHAHRGIEMLYIYTGSGEIMVENQTYPIRDHTLVWFQPYQLHRVMVPPTPNRSYIRTNLTFDPSLLEHYLSVFPFLEKFFRRMWKGSLQKPVFYDLQDTLIPDLLEELDHSINNAAAGTEENIGFLMLQLIRQLQKYISGVLTEVSPLHSRGGSHAERIIEWLDEHYKEPFSLEALAAAMHLSPYHISHLFKQFAGITLSEYLMQRRVREACILLANTAKSVKEIAAEVGNLSPSYFSQMFKNNKGISPEKYRRSIR is encoded by the coding sequence ATGTTTAATTATAAATATGAAAATGAGGAATCCCATTGGTTCCACGCGCACCGGGGAATTGAAATGCTGTATATTTACACCGGCAGTGGAGAAATTATGGTAGAAAATCAGACCTACCCTATCCGGGATCATACGCTGGTCTGGTTTCAGCCCTATCAGCTGCACCGTGTGATGGTTCCTCCTACACCCAACCGTTCATATATCCGGACAAATCTGACTTTTGACCCCAGTCTTCTGGAGCATTATCTCTCCGTTTTTCCTTTCCTGGAGAAGTTTTTCCGCAGGATGTGGAAAGGCAGCCTGCAGAAGCCGGTTTTCTATGATTTGCAGGACACCCTGATTCCTGATTTGCTAGAGGAATTAGATCATTCCATAAATAACGCTGCAGCTGGCACAGAAGAAAATATCGGATTTCTGATGCTTCAGCTGATCCGGCAACTTCAAAAATACATATCCGGTGTCTTGACCGAAGTTAGCCCGCTACATTCACGCGGAGGATCACATGCAGAGCGAATCATCGAATGGCTTGATGAGCATTACAAAGAGCCCTTCAGCCTCGAAGCGCTTGCTGCCGCGATGCATCTGTCACCTTATCATATTTCGCATTTGTTCAAGCAATTTGCAGGCATCACGCTGTCCGAATACTTGATGCAGCGGCGTGTAAGAGAAGCTTGTATACTGCTCGCCAATACCGCTAAGTCCGTTAAAGAGATTGCGGCAGAAGTGGGCAATCTTTCCCCATCGTATTTCAGTCAGATGTTCAAAAATAATAAAGGAATTTCACCGGAGAAATACAGAAGGAGTATCCGCTGA
- a CDS encoding glycoside hydrolase family 88 protein produces the protein MNWKSAIEHTLSTTRLNIKRFGDSFPIVSLGDGKYHLTDHTGWTEGFWSGILWLSYEYSKDPEIHAAAIQTVDSFKKRMEVEQELDHHDIGFLYSLSAKARWIIDKDEESRLLALQATDILMKRWRSVPQLFQAWGPEGDHDNGARIIIDCLMNLPLLYWAAEQTGDRSYAEYAKIHAEKSRRFLVRGDNSSYHTFYFDQQTGNAIRGGTAQGYQDGSTWTRGQAWGVYGFALAYRYFKEPQYLDTSKRMARYFLKHLPADHVAYWDFDLPQEDSTPRDSSASAIFVCGLLELLEHLPVDDPQRALFGEAVDKSMDSLLNRYFTAGSPSEEGFLRHGSYSVRGNSSPDDFMIWGDYFFLEALLRLQQGVPGYWYERAGG, from the coding sequence ATGAACTGGAAATCGGCGATTGAACATACGCTCTCCACCACCCGCCTTAACATTAAGCGCTTTGGTGACTCTTTTCCAATTGTAAGCCTGGGTGACGGCAAATATCATTTGACTGACCATACCGGCTGGACGGAAGGATTCTGGTCAGGTATTTTGTGGCTGAGCTACGAATACAGCAAAGACCCGGAGATTCACGCCGCAGCCATCCAAACGGTTGATTCTTTCAAGAAGCGCATGGAAGTGGAACAGGAGCTCGATCACCATGATATCGGATTTCTGTATTCGCTGTCCGCCAAGGCCCGCTGGATCATCGATAAGGATGAAGAATCGCGTCTGCTGGCGTTGCAGGCAACCGACATTCTAATGAAACGCTGGCGCTCTGTCCCGCAGCTGTTTCAAGCCTGGGGACCGGAAGGCGATCATGATAACGGAGCCCGGATTATTATTGACTGCCTGATGAATCTTCCGCTGCTCTATTGGGCAGCGGAGCAGACCGGAGACCGCAGCTATGCGGAATACGCGAAAATCCATGCCGAGAAGAGCCGCCGGTTCCTGGTGAGGGGAGATAATTCCTCCTATCATACTTTTTATTTCGACCAGCAGACGGGCAATGCCATCCGCGGAGGAACCGCACAGGGCTATCAAGACGGCTCAACCTGGACACGGGGACAGGCTTGGGGCGTCTATGGCTTTGCCTTAGCCTACCGCTATTTTAAAGAGCCACAATATCTGGATACCTCCAAAAGAATGGCCCGATATTTTCTGAAGCATCTTCCCGCTGACCATGTTGCGTATTGGGATTTCGATTTGCCACAGGAGGATTCCACGCCCCGCGACAGTTCGGCTTCCGCCATCTTTGTGTGCGGCCTCCTAGAGCTGCTGGAACATTTGCCGGTGGATGACCCGCAGCGGGCCTTGTTTGGTGAAGCCGTGGACAAATCTATGGATTCCCTGTTGAACCGCTACTTTACCGCAGGCAGTCCATCTGAAGAGGGCTTTCTGCGTCATGGCTCCTATTCTGTCAGAGGAAATTCGTCTCCCGATGATTTCATGATCTGGGGTGACTATTTCTTTCTGGAAGCACTGCTGCGTCTGCAGCAAGGCGTTCCGGGATATTGGTATGAGCGCGCCGGTGGCTGA
- a CDS encoding aldo/keto reductase codes for MVKKISVANGVLDVSQISLGCMRIADLSAKEADTHVHSALELGIDFFDHADIYAAGKAEEVFAGVLENNPGMRDKMMIQTKCGIRNGYFDFSKEHILQSVEGSLKRLKTDYLDVLLLHRPDTLFEPEEVAEAFDILESKGMVKHFGVSNQNPLQIELLKKYVKQPLLFNQLQLSIMVTGMIDAGFNVNMTNAGSVVHDGGILEYSRLHDMTIQPWSPFQYGFFEGVFLDNDKFPELNEVINRLAAEKDVTNTAIAIAWILRHPANMQPVVGTTNTQRLRDIAKASEITLTRPEWYEIYRAAGNVLP; via the coding sequence ATGGTTAAGAAAATTAGTGTGGCGAATGGTGTACTCGATGTGTCCCAAATTTCGCTTGGCTGTATGCGGATTGCGGATTTATCTGCAAAAGAGGCTGATACACATGTACATAGTGCGCTAGAGCTCGGAATAGACTTCTTTGATCATGCTGATATCTATGCAGCCGGCAAGGCTGAAGAGGTATTTGCTGGGGTACTAGAAAATAATCCCGGTATGCGCGATAAAATGATGATTCAAACTAAATGCGGAATCCGTAATGGCTATTTTGATTTCTCCAAAGAGCATATCCTACAATCTGTGGAAGGCAGCCTCAAACGCTTGAAGACCGATTATCTCGATGTGCTCCTGCTTCACCGTCCGGACACGCTGTTCGAACCAGAAGAGGTCGCTGAAGCTTTTGACATTCTAGAGAGCAAGGGAATGGTGAAACACTTTGGTGTCAGCAACCAGAACCCGCTGCAAATCGAGCTGCTCAAAAAATATGTAAAACAACCGCTGCTGTTTAACCAGCTGCAATTAAGCATTATGGTCACTGGCATGATTGATGCAGGGTTCAATGTGAATATGACTAACGCGGGTTCAGTTGTCCATGATGGTGGGATCCTGGAGTACAGTCGCCTGCATGACATGACCATTCAGCCTTGGTCGCCTTTCCAATATGGGTTCTTTGAAGGCGTATTCTTGGACAACGATAAGTTCCCTGAATTGAACGAGGTCATTAACCGCTTAGCAGCTGAAAAAGACGTAACCAATACAGCCATTGCCATCGCTTGGATTCTAAGACATCCGGCAAATATGCAGCCTGTCGTTGGTACTACTAATACACAGCGCTTGCGTGATATTGCCAAAGCTTCCGAAATTACACTCACTAGACCAGAATGGTATGAAATCTACCGTGCTGCCGGTAATGTCCTTCCATAA